CGAGATGGTCATGCCCGGTGACCACGTAGTCATCACTGCCGAGCTGATCCATGCTATCGCTATGGAAGAGCAGCTGCAGTTCGCTATCCGCGAAGGCGGCAGGACCGTAGGCGCCGGTATCGTTACCGAGATCATCGAATAGTTTGGCGGAGCGTCGCAAGACGCTCCCTTATCGGAGATATTCATGAGTAAAGACAATAAGATTCGTATCAAGCTGAAGTCCTTTGATGCCCGTTTGCTGGATCAGAGCGCTGCCAAGCTGGTGGATACGGTGCGCAACACCGGCGCCACGGTTTCGGGCCCTGTGATGCTCCCCACCGAGAAGGACATCTACTGCGTAAACAGAGGCACGACCATAGACAAGGAGTCTATGGAGCATTTTGAGACCAGGACGCACAAGAGACTCATAGACATTTACAGCAACGGTCCCAAGACCATTGATGCATTGTTCAAGCTTGAACTGCCCTGCGGCGTAGATATAGAATTTAAGGTGCCACAATAAAATGATTAACGGTATAATCGGAAAGAAAATAGGAATGACCCAGGTCTTTGATGAAATGGGCAACCTTACTGCCGTGACTGTTGTCGAAGCAGGTCCCTGCGTAGTGACGCAGATCAAGACTGCCGAGAAGGACGGCTACGAGGCTGTGCAGATCGCATTTGGCGACGTCAAGGACAAGCGCGTCCCCAAGCCTATGAAGGGTCATTTTGCCAAAGCCGGTTCTCCCTGCAAGAGGACCGTAAAAGAGATCAAGGTAGATGCTCTCGACGAAGTCAAAGTCGGCGACGAGATCAAGGCGGATATCTTCTCCACCGGCGATCTTATCAAGGTCACCGGCACCAGCAAAGGCAAGGGTTTTGCCGGCGCTGTCAAGAGATATCACTTCCATGGCGGCGAAGCCACTCACGGCTCCATGTTCCACCGCAAGCCCGCTTCCGGCGGCGCCACCGACGCGGCCAGGACCTTCAAGGGCTCCAGGAGACCGGGACACATGGGTAACAAGCAGACCACTCAGAGAGGTCTGTCCGTCTATAGAGTAGATGCTTTCAGAAATGTGATACTGGTTGCAGGCAGCATCCCCGGACCCAACGGCGGCACTGTTGTCATCACCAGACAGCTGCCCGGAGGATAATAATGGCTAAGACACAAATTCTCAATATGGCCGGAACGTCAGCCGGTGAGATAGAATTGAAGGATGACATATTTGCAGTGGAGCCCAACGTAGCTCTGATGCATCAGGTGGTCGTGGCCGAGGAATCCAACGCCCGCCAGGGGACCCATGACACCAAGAACAGGGCCCTCATCACCGGCGGCGGCATCAAGCCCTTCCGCCAGAAGGGTACCGGCCGGGCCAGACAGGGCTCCATCCGCGCGCCCCATATGTATCACGGCGCAGTGGTGTTCGGCCCTCATCCCAGAAGCTACAGACAGGCTGCTCCCCGCAAGATGAGACACAGCGCGGTGAAGTCCGCCTTTTCGTCCCGTCTCACCGACGGCGATATCATCGTGGTGGACGAGATCAGGCTGGACTCTGTCAGCACCAAGGCTTTCAACGGCTTTGTCAAGGCCGTGGGAGCCGCAGGCAAGGTGCTGGTCATCATCGCCGGCGACAACGAGATCGTGTGGAAGTCTGCCCGCAACATACCCGGCATGTGCCTGAGAGTTGCTCCGCAGATGAGCACCCGCGACATTCTCGCGGCCGACAAGATCATCATCGAATCGGCTGCCATTGGCAAACTGGAGGAGGTTCTGTTAAAATGAGAGACGGCTACACCATACTCAAGCGGCCTGTCATTACGGAAAAGGCCATGGACCTGACCGCCGACGGCGTGTACACCTTTGAGGTGGCCATGGACTCCAACAAGATAGAGATCCGCAATGCTGTCGAGACGGCCTTCAACGTCAAGGTCGCCAAGGTCAACACCCTGATCGTAAACGGCAAGAAAAAGAACGGTTACAGCAGACAGGGCAGGGGCCGCCGCGTCACCGGTACGACGGCGCCCTGGAAGAAGGCCTATGTGACCCTGCAGGAAGGCTACAAGATAGACATTTACGAAGGAGCCTAAACAGAAATGGCACTCAGAAGATACAAACCGATCACTCCCGCCCGCAGATACTATTCGGTATCTACCTTTGAGGAAATCACCAAGACCGTTCCCGAAAAGAGCCTCCTTGCTCCCATGAAGAACAAGGGCGGCCGCAACAACACGGGCCGGCTCACGGTGCGCCACCAGGGCGGCGCAGTCAAAAAGCAGTACAGGATCATCGATTTCAAGAGAAACAAGTTCGGTATAGAAGGCAAGGTGGCCGCCATTGAGTACGACCCCAACAGGAGCTGCCGCATAGCTCTCATCAACTACACCGACGGCGAAAAGCGCTACATCCTGTGTCCCATGGACCTGGCGGTAGGCAGCACCGTGGTTTCCGGCGAAAGAGTGGATCCCCGTCCGGGCAATTCCATGCCTCTTGCCAACATACCTCTCGGTACCCTGGTCCACAACGTGGAGCTGAAGCCGGGCAAGGGCGGCCAGATAGTCCGCTCGGCAGGCAACAGCGCCCAGATCATGGCCAAGGAAGGCAAGTACGTCACCCTCAGGCTGCCCTCCGGCGAGATGAGGAACGTGCTGGGCGTGTGCTACGCCACCATAGGCAGAGTAGGCAACGAGGACCATGCCAACATATCCGTCGGCAAGGCCGGCAGAAACCGCTGGCTGGGCAAGCGCCCCACCGTCCGCGGCGTTGCCATGAACCCCTGCGACCACGCTCACGGAGGCGGCGAAGGCAAGTCTCCCGTTGGCCGCAAGACGCCTGTGTCCAAGTGGGGCAAGCCCGCTCACGGCACCAAGACCAGAAAGCCCAAGCTGGCATCCAACAGGCTGATCGTTCGCAGAAGAGACAAAAAGTAGAGGAAAGACATGGCTAGATCATTGAAGAAAGGCCCTTATGCCGACCCCAAGCTGCTTGCCAAGATCGAGAAGATGAACGAGTCCGGCTCCAAGTCTGTCATACAGACCTGGTCCCGCCGCTCCACCATATTCCCTCAGATGATCGGACACACCATCGGTGTGCACGACGGCAGAAAGCACGTACCCGTATTTATCAGTGAAAATATGGTGGGTCACAAGCTGGGTGAATTTGCTATCACCCGCACTTTCAGAGGGCATCAAAAGTCTGAGAAGACTTCGAAATAACCGAACCGGCGGAAAGGGCGGGATGCCCTTCTCCCTCTTTCCGCATCACAGAGCAGCCAGGCGCTGCACAAAATCTATAATTATGTTTTCCCAATGCAGAGGTGCATTGGATGATGGAGGTCACAAAAGTAATGGCTGAAGACAAAATGCAAGCTATTGCAAAAGCACGCAACGTGAGAACCTCGCCGCGCAAGGCTCGTCTTGTCATCGACGTAGTCAGAGGCAAGAGAGTCGACGAAGCTTTGGCTATGCTTCAGTTCACGCCGAACAAAGCAGCCAGACTGATCGAAAAAGTGGTTCGGTCAGCTGCAGCCAATGCCGAAAACAACTACCATATGGACGCCAAGAACCTGAAGATAGGTCTGGCCATGGTAGATGGCGGCCCACTGATGAAAAGACTCAGATACGCTCCCATGGGACGGGGTTACAGGATGGTCAAGAGACTGAGCCACATCACCATAGGCGTGGAAGAGTGCGAGCCTTCGGTAAAGAAGGCCAAAACCGCCGCGAGCGTCAAGGCTCAGGAAGCAGGATCTGAAGGAGGACAGGAATAAATGGGACAAAAAGTCAACCCCATAGGTCTTCGTATTGGCGTAAACAGAGATTGGGATTCCAAGTGGTATGCCAATGACAAGGATTTTGCCAAGAAGCTTTTGGAAGATGTCAAGATAAGAAAGACTCTGAAGAAGCAGCTCTATGAAGATGCTGTTTCCTCGGTGGAGATCGAGAGACCTGCAGGCAACAAGGTGCGGGTCACCATCAACGCCGCCAAGGCGGGCCACATCATCGGCCGCGGCGGAGAGGGCATCGAAAGGGTGCGCAAGACAGTGGAAAAGCTGTGCGCCGACAAGACCCAGGTGTCCATCAACGTAGTGGAGATAGTCACTCCCGAGACCAACGCCCAGCTGGTAGCCGAGTCCATCGCCCAGCAGATAGAAAAGCGTATATCTCCCAAGAGGGCTATGAAGCAGTCCGTCAAGAGAGCCATGTTCGCCGGAGCCAAGGGCATCAAGGTCCGCTGCGCCGGCCGTCTGTCCGGCGCCGAAATGGCCCGTATAGAGAAGGAAAATGACGGCAAGGTGCCTCTTCACACTCTCCGGGCCGACATAGACTACGGCTTTGCCGAAGCCTGGACCCAGTACGGTCACATCGGCGTCAAGGTGTGGATATACAAGGGCGACGTGCTTCCCGGCCACAGAAGAAAGCTGCAGGAAGCCAATCCCAGAAAGAACAAGAAGTTCGGCGCCCACAAGGGCGGCGTGAGACGCCGCAATCCTAATAACAGCAGGGGGAACAAGCGAAATGTTGATGCCTAAAAAAACCAAGTACAGAAAGCAGCAGCGCGGTTCTCGCAAGGGCGTAGCCACCAAGGGCAATACTGTAGTATTCGGTGAGTTCGGCCTTCAGTCACAGGAAGCCGCCTGGATCACCGCCAACCAGATCGAAGCCGCCAGAGTCGCCATGACCCGTTATATGAAGAGAGGCGGCCAGGTGTGGATACGCATCTTTCCCGACAAGCCTATCACCAAGAAGCCTGCCGAGACCCGTATGGGTAAGGGCAAGGGCAATCCCGAGGGATGGGTCGCTGTTGTGAAGCCCGGAAGAGTCATGTTTGAGATCGGCGGCGTAGCCCCCGAGATCGCATACGAAGCGGCCAGGCTGGCCATTCACAAGCTGCCTATCAGCGTGAAGGTCATTACCAAAGAGGAGGGAGCATAGTGAAGTCCACAGAATACAACAGCAAGGTCAAAGCAGCATCCGACGCCGAACTGGAGAAGATGCTCGCCGACGAGAGAAAGAATCTCTTTACTCTCAGGCAGCAGAAGGCTTTCAGACAGCTGGACAACGTTCACGCTATCCCCGAAGCCAAGAAGAACATCGCTCGCATCCTCACCGAGATGAGAGACCGCGAGATAAAAGGATAACAGGTCATGGATAGAGGAAGAAGAAAGATCAGGACCGGTCAGGTCATCAGTGACAAAATGGATAAGACTGTCGTAGTGTCCATCACATCTCTTGTGAAGCATCCTCTCTACGGAAGATTCGTCAAGAAGACCAAGAAGTTCAAGGCCCATGACGAAAACAACGAGTGCGGCATCGGCGATACCATAGAGATCATGGAGACGCGTCCTTTGTCCAAAGATAAGCGCTGGCGTTTTTCTCGCATGATAGAAAAGGCCAAATAATAGGATCTTGGGGCTTTCTCGTGGTAAGACGGCGTCCTTTCACACCGCCTTAAGCCTTGAAAGCCCGCATATTGAAAGGAAACAAGTATGGTACAGATTTATTCCCGTTTGAAGGCCGCTGACAACAGCGGCGCCAAGGAAATACTCGTCATCAGAGTATTGAAGGGCTCCAATACCAGATACGCCGGCATCGGCGACATCATAGTAGGGGCGGTGAAGTCCGCCACCCCCGGCGCCACCGTCAAGAAGAGCGAGGTGGTGAGAGCCGTTGTAGTCCGCACCAAGAGAGATATCTGCCGCCCCGACGGTTCCATTCTGCGTTTTGACGACAACGCAGCGGTGGTCATCAACAACAACAACGAGCCCCGCGGAACACGTATTTTCGGACCTGTGGCAAGAGAGCTCAGAGACAGCGGTTTCATGAGAATAGTGTCTCTTGCTCCTGAAGTGCTGTAGTCGGAGGGTGATTATCATGAAAAAATTCAAAGCAGCCTATAATGGCAAACTGAAGCTGAAGAAGGGCGACGAGATCATCGTTCTTTCCGGCAAGGACAAGGGCAAGCGGGGCAAGGTCATCGAGGCAATGCCCGACACGGGCGAAGTGAGAGTTGACGGCATCAACATAGTGAAGAAGCACCAGAAGAGCCGCGCCACTACCACCAGAGCCATCGCCCAGCAGCAGTCCGGCGAGATCACCATGCCCGCCGCCATCAGCGCTGAAAAGGTGATGCTCATCTGCCCCAAGTGCGGCAAGCAGACCAGGATAGCCAAGGACGTGACGTCCGCCGGCGTTTCTGCCCGCAAGTGCAAGAAGTGCCGCGAGTGGATCGACGAGTAGGAGCATACAATGGCAAGATTAAAAGATATATACAAGCAGGACGTGGTTCCCGCTCTGATGGACAAGTTCCAGTACAAGAACATCATGCAGGTGCCCAAGGTCACCAAAGTGGTGGTCAGCATGGGCGTGGGCGCCGCTATCCAGGACCCCAAGATCATGGACGGCGCTGTCAGCGACATCACCAAGATCACCGGTCAGAAGCCCCTGGTCATCAAGTCCAGAAAGTCCATCTCCAACTTCAAGCTCCGCGAGGGCATGAAGGTGGGGACCAAGGTGACTCTCCGCGGCGCCATGATGTACGAGTTTCTCGACCGCTTCTTCAACATCGCTCTGCCCCGTGTCCGCGACTTTCAGGGCATAGACACCGAGAGCTTTGACGGCCGCGGCAATTTTTCCACCGGTCTGAAGGAACAGCTGGTATTCCCCGAGATCGCCTATGACAAGATAGACCGCATCAGAGGTATGAATATCGCTATTTGCACCTCTGCCAACACCGACGAGGAAGGAAGAGAGCTGCTGAAGGCTCTGGGACTTCCCTTCAAGAGATGATCTGAGGGAGCCGAATCATGAAAAATTATCCCGTTGATGCGATCAGAAACATCGCCCTGGCCGGTCATGGCGGCACAGGCAAGACCACTTTGATCGAAGCGATGCTGTTCAACGCCGGCGTCACCAGCCGCCTGGGCAAGGTGGACGACGGCAACACCGTGTCGGACTACGACGTGGACGAAGTGTCCCGCAAGATGAGCCTCTACACCACGGTGTGCCCCCTGGAGTGGAAGGACACCAAGATCAATCTGGTGGACACTCCGGGCTTTGCCGACTTTATCGGCGACGTCATCGGAGCCATGAGCGCCGTGGAGACCGCCCTCATAGTGGTTGACGGCAGCGGCACCGTGGAAGTGGGCACCGACAACGCCTGGGAAAAGGCCACCGAGGCCGGCATCGCCAAGATATTCTTTATCAACAAGCACGACAAGGAAAACATGAGCTGGAGCGGCACCATCGACGCCCTCCGGGACGCCTACGGTCACGAAGTCACCCCCGTGTATATCCCCATCGGCAAGGAAGCCGGTTTTTCCGGTGTGGTGGACATCCTGAACAAGAAGGCTTACAAATACGACGCGGCCAGGAAGGCCTCTGCGGAGATCGACATCCCCGCGGATATGACCGACCAGGCCGAGGAGCTCAGAGCCCAGCTTATCGAAAACATCGCCGAGGTGGATGACGAGCTCACCGAAAAGTATCTGCTGGAAGACACTCTCTCCGAAGAGGATATAGCCTTCGGCTTCAAGAAGGGTATCAGCGAAGGCAAGTTTTATCCCGTGCTGGTGGGCTCCGCTGCCCTCAACGTGGGCATAGACAATCTGATGGACTTCATAGCCGCATACTGCCCCGCTCCCAAGGTGGAGGAGGGCGGCCTGAAGGCCCGCGTGTTCAAGACTCTGGCAGACCCCTACGTGGGCAAGCTGACCTACTTCAAGGTCATCTCCGGCACCTTTTCCGGTGATTCGAGGGTCTATGACGTGAACACCGAAAAAGAAGAGAGAGTGGGCCAGGTCTATCACGTGCTGGGCAAGACCCAGACAGGCGTCAGCGAGATCAGCACAGGCGACATAGGCGCCGTAGCCAAGCTGGCATCGGTGCAGACCGGCGACACTCTGGGCGAAAAGACCACCGAGGCTCTGCCCGCCCTGAACTTCCCCGAGCCCGTATACGCTCTGGCCGTCAAGGCCGCCAACAAGGCTGCCGAGGACAAGATGGGCCCCGCCTTTGCCAAGCTGATGGAAGAGGATCCCACCTTCAAGACCTATCGCGACAACGAGACCGGCCAGTCCATAGTCGCCAGCCTGGGTGACGTGCATCTGGGCATCACCATGGACAAGCTGAAGAGAAAGTTCGGCGTGGAGGTCACTACCGAGACCCCCAAGGTGGCCTACAGAGAGACCATCACCATCACAGCCGAGGCCCAGGGCAAGCACAAGAAGCAGACCGGCGGCAGCGGCCAGTACGGCGACTGTACCATCCGGATGGAGCCCATGCCCAGAGGCGGCGGCTACGAGTTCGTGGACGCCATCGTGGGCGGCGCCATACCCCGCCAGTATATACCTGCGGTGGACAAGGGCATCCAGGAAGCCATGACCAAGGGCATCCAGGCAGGCTGCCAGTGCGTGGACATCAAGATCACCTGCTTCGACGGCAGCTACCACCCCGTGGACTCCAAGGATATAGCCTTCCAGATGGCCGGCAAGATAGCCTTCAAGGTTGCGGCCGAAAAGGCAAAGCCCGTGATACTGGAGCCTATCATGAAGGTGAGGATCACAGTCCCCAGCGATTGTATGGGCGACGTGATGGGCGATCTGAACACGAAGCGCGGCAGAGTGGCAGGCATGGACGATGCGGGCGCCGGCAGGCAGATCATCAACGCTACCGTTCCTCAGAACGAGATGCTGAATTACTGCATAGAGCTTCGCTCCCTGTCCAAGGGCCGCGGCAAATTCACCAGTGAGTTTGACCACTACGAAGAAGCGCCCATGAACATCACTCAGAAGATCATTGCGGATTATGAAAAGTCCAAGGAAGAATAAAGAGGTTCTGTATGGCTAAAACATGTCTTATCGAAAAACAAAAGAGAGCGCCGAAGTTCAAGGTCAGAGCTTACAACCGCTGCGGCGTGTGCGGCAGGAGCCGCGGATACATCCGCAAGTTCGGCATTTGCCGCATCTGCTTCAGAGAGATGGCTCACCGCGGGCTTATCCCCGGCGTGACGAAATCCAGCTGGTAGTCAATTATCCGGAGGGCTCCGGGCCCTCCGGCAGCGCAAAGTATCGTCCCGATCAGACGATAACTGCGCACAGTATATTTTTATGCCGGTAAGTCAGGCGCCGCGAGGGGCAGCATACGCTGGCTATCGAAGGCTTGACACATTGTGAGCATTTTTGATAAAATATAAGATGGTCACTTGTTTTTATGGAGGATCACATATACAAATGATGGTTACAGACCCCGTTGCCGATTTGCTTACCAGAATAAGAAATGCAAATCAGGCAAGTCACGAATCCGCTCTTGTTCCTGCCAGCAAGCTGAACATGGAGCTGGTGAAGATCCTGGCCGACGAGGGCTTTATCAAGGGCTACGACATGGTAGCCGATGCGAAGTTCCCCACGGCCAAGGTGTATCTCAAATACGGCCCCAAGCAGGAAAAGATCATTACCAACCTGAAGAGGATATCCAAGCCCGGCCTGCGTGTTTACGTCAAGAGAGACGCAGTCCCCAGAGTGCTCCGCGGCCTGGGTATCGCTATCATCAGCACCTCCAAGGGTGTGATGGTGGACCGCGAGGCCCGCAAGCTGGGCATCGGCGGCGAAGTGTTGTGTTACGTGTGGTAGGAGGACAGCAATGAGTAGAATAGGAAAGCTGCCCATCGCCATACCCAAGGGCGTGGAAGTCAAGCTGGATGCCACCAACATCAACGTCAAGGGCCCCAAGGGCTCTCTGGACGTCGCTCTTCATCCCGACATCACTGTCAAGGTGGAGGACGGCAACATAGTATGCACCAGACCCACCGACAGACCCGAGCACAGGAGTCTGCACGGTCTGATGAGGGCTCTGATCAACAACGCTGTGACAGGCGTCACCGCCGGCTTTGAAAAGAAGCTCAATATCATCGGCGTGGGCTACCGCTGCGAAATGGCGGGCAAGAATCTGAAGCTGATCGTCGGCTATTCCAACGACGTGATCATAGAGCCTCTGGAGGGCATCACCTTTGAATGCGGTATCGAAGGCCCTCAGAGAACTCCCTTTATCTTTGTCCGCGGTATCAGCAAGGAGACCGTAGGCCAGCAGGCCGCCCTTATACGCCGGGTGCGTCCTCCCGAGCCCTACAAGGGCAAGGGTATCCGCTATGCGGGCGAATACGTGCGCCGCAAGGTGGGCAAGGCCGCAGTCAAAAAATAATCGTTACCCATCCGCGCCGCTGCCTGACGCAGCGGCCGCGGTCAGGTATATCCGGTCTGTTGTCACAGCCGCGTAAGTCTCAGAAATATCTATACCGGGAGACGGTGAGAGCCACAGCCTTGTGCGACGGTATTCATATTGGTATAGCGGCGTGAATCTTCCGGCCGGAGATCACCTATCTAATCTGAAGACGGAGGAAACAATGAAGAATTCCAAGGAAATGCTTCGCAAGAGAAGACATTTCAGACTGAGAAAAAAGCTCTCAGGCACCCAGGAAAAGCCGAGGCTGAACGTGTTCAGGAGCCTGAACAACATTTATGCCCAGGTCATCGATGACACTAAGGGAAGCACCCTGGTCGCAGCGTCAACTCTTGATGCGGCGATAAAGTCCGCTCTCGAAGGCAAGTCCAAGAAGGACGCCGCCAAGATGGTGGGCGAGCTTGTGGCCAAAAAGGCTCTCGAGGCCGGTATCACCACCGTGGTCTTTGACAGAGGCGGCTACAAGTATCACGGAAGAGTTGCTGCACTGGCTGAAGGGGCCCGTGAAGCCGGTTTGAAGTTTTAGGAGCGAAGTGATATGGCAAGAATTAATCCCGACAAGCTGAACCTTGAAGAGATAGTGATCAAAACCAACAGGGTCCAGAAGACCACCAAGGGCGGACGCACACTCAGCTTCAGCGTCCTGGTAGCCGTAGGCGACAAGGCCGGGCACGTGGGCGTTGGTCTGGGCAAAGCCGCTGCCGCTCCCGATGCCATCAGAAAGGGCGTGGAGGATGCCAAGAAGAACATCATATCCGTCCCTCTCGTTCACGGCACCGTTCCTCACGAGGTATTTGACAAGTACGGCGCTTCCAACGTGGTGGTAAAGCCTGCTTCTCACGGTACCGGAGTCGTGGCCGGCGGCGCAGTGAGACCCATTCTCGAGCTTGCCGGCGTGACCGACGTGCTGGCCAAGATACTGGGCTCGCGCAACGCAGTCAACGTGGCCAAGGCCACCATCAACTGCCTCAAGGATATGCAGGTAGCCGAGGACATCTGCGCTGCCCGCGATGCCAAGCTGGAGACCCTGGTCCCCTGGTATGCAAGACAGAGAAAGGCTGAGGCGGCCGATGCCGAGGCTCCGGCGGAGACTGCTGTTCCGGAACCGGCAGAGACCCCTGCAGCGGAGGAGGAGACAAATGCTTAAGATCACCCTTGTAAAGAGCCTTATCAAGAGCAAGCCCGACCAGATCGGCACAGTCCGCGCTCTGGGTCTCGGCAAGGTGGGCTCTGTAGTATTTCAGGCCGAAACAGACTGCATAAAGGGCATGATAGGCAAAGTCGGTCATCTCCTTTCCGTAGAGGTCGTATCAGACGAGGAGGCTTCCAAATAATGAGATTACACGATCTGAAACCCAATCCCGGCGCCAAGAAGGGCCGGAAAAGAATAGGCCGCGGCCCCGGCTCCGGCAGAGGCACTACCGCAGGACGCGGTATGAACGGTCAGAAGTCCCGCTCCGGCGGCGGCGTGATGGTGGGTTTTGAAGGAGGTCAGACTCCTCTCTACAGGAAGCTGCCTCACAGAAAAGGCTTCAAGAGCATCAACAAGAAGGAATACGTGGTAGTCAACGTGGCGGACCTGGACGTGTTTGAGGCCGGCTGCGAGATCACCATCCCCGTTTTGCAGGATGCCGGCATCATCAGCAACCTCAAGGACGGCGTGAAGATCCTGGGAGGCGGCGAGCTGTCCAAGGCCTTCACCGTCAAGGCAAACAAATTTTCCAAGTCGGCCATTGACAAAATTCAGGCTGCCGGAGGAACTGTGGAGGTCATCTAATGCTTGCATCTCTTATGGCTGCCATCCGCAGTCCTGAGCTGAAAAAACGTCTCCAATATCTCGTCCTGATGATGGCGGTGTACGTGTTGGGCCTGCATATCACTATCCCCGGCGTGGACCCCTCCAAGCTGTTCGGTGAAGGCGGGGCCTTCAGCGGCGGTCTGGTCGATATGATGGATATGTTCGGCGGCGGCGCATTCAAAAAATACGCCATCTTCGCCATGGGTATCATGCCCTACATCAACGCGTCCATTATCATGCAGCTTCTGACCATCGCTTTTCCCAACCTGGCTGCCATGCAGAAGGAAGGGCCTGCCGGTCAGAAAAAGATCAAGCAGTGGACCAGATGGCTCACGGGCATACTGGCCTTTTTCCAGTCGTTCATGATGACTATGGTGCTCAAGAACTCCAACGCCATCAATGACAACGGTCTGGGCTGGCTGTATATCGTGTATATAGCGGTCATCCTTACCGCAGGCACCTGCTTCCTGGTGTGGATGGGCGAGATGATCACCGAGAAGGGCATAGGCAACGGTGTATCCATCGTGATCTTTGCCGGTATCATGGTCACTCTTCCCTTCCAGCTGTTTTCGTCTGCGGCTCTGGCCGCTTCGTCCGGAGTGGGCGGCTGGTTCAGATATGCCCTGCTGCTCCTGGTGTTCGTGGCCACCGTAGCCTTTATGGTGTCCGTGACCCAGGCAGTGCGCAAGGTGCCCATTCAGAACGCCCGCCGCACCGTGGGCAACAAGGTGTACGGAGGCCAGGCGACCCACCTTCCCCTGAAGGTGAATTCCGCCGGCGTCATCCCCATCATCTTTGCCGTGTCCATACAGTATTTTCCTCTGACCATTGCCAACGCTCTGGCCCAGGGCAATACGGA
This DNA window, taken from Abditibacteriota bacterium, encodes the following:
- the rplW gene encoding 50S ribosomal protein L23, which produces MRDGYTILKRPVITEKAMDLTADGVYTFEVAMDSNKIEIRNAVETAFNVKVAKVNTLIVNGKKKNGYSRQGRGRRVTGTTAPWKKAYVTLQEGYKIDIYEGA
- the rpsS gene encoding 30S ribosomal protein S19, whose amino-acid sequence is MARSLKKGPYADPKLLAKIEKMNESGSKSVIQTWSRRSTIFPQMIGHTIGVHDGRKHVPVFISENMVGHKLGEFAITRTFRGHQKSEKTSK
- the rpsQ gene encoding 30S ribosomal protein S17, which codes for MDRGRRKIRTGQVISDKMDKTVVVSITSLVKHPLYGRFVKKTKKFKAHDENNECGIGDTIEIMETRPLSKDKRWRFSRMIEKAK
- the rplP gene encoding 50S ribosomal protein L16, which translates into the protein MLMPKKTKYRKQQRGSRKGVATKGNTVVFGEFGLQSQEAAWITANQIEAARVAMTRYMKRGGQVWIRIFPDKPITKKPAETRMGKGKGNPEGWVAVVKPGRVMFEIGGVAPEIAYEAARLAIHKLPISVKVITKEEGA
- the tuf gene encoding elongation factor Tu (EF-Tu; promotes GTP-dependent binding of aminoacyl-tRNA to the A-site of ribosomes during protein biosynthesis; when the tRNA anticodon matches the mRNA codon, GTP hydrolysis results; the inactive EF-Tu-GDP leaves the ribosome and release of GDP is promoted by elongation factor Ts; many prokaryotes have two copies of the gene encoding EF-Tu); this translates as EMVMPGDHVVITAELIHAIAMEEQLQFAIREGGRTVGAGIVTEIIE
- the rpsC gene encoding 30S ribosomal protein S3, translating into MGQKVNPIGLRIGVNRDWDSKWYANDKDFAKKLLEDVKIRKTLKKQLYEDAVSSVEIERPAGNKVRVTINAAKAGHIIGRGGEGIERVRKTVEKLCADKTQVSINVVEIVTPETNAQLVAESIAQQIEKRISPKRAMKQSVKRAMFAGAKGIKVRCAGRLSGAEMARIEKENDGKVPLHTLRADIDYGFAEAWTQYGHIGVKVWIYKGDVLPGHRRKLQEANPRKNKKFGAHKGGVRRRNPNNSRGNKRNVDA
- the rplD gene encoding 50S ribosomal protein L4; translation: MAKTQILNMAGTSAGEIELKDDIFAVEPNVALMHQVVVAEESNARQGTHDTKNRALITGGGIKPFRQKGTGRARQGSIRAPHMYHGAVVFGPHPRSYRQAAPRKMRHSAVKSAFSSRLTDGDIIVVDEIRLDSVSTKAFNGFVKAVGAAGKVLVIIAGDNEIVWKSARNIPGMCLRVAPQMSTRDILAADKIIIESAAIGKLEEVLLK
- the rpmC gene encoding 50S ribosomal protein L29, translated to MKSTEYNSKVKAASDAELEKMLADERKNLFTLRQQKAFRQLDNVHAIPEAKKNIARILTEMRDREIKG
- the rplB gene encoding 50S ribosomal protein L2, encoding MALRRYKPITPARRYYSVSTFEEITKTVPEKSLLAPMKNKGGRNNTGRLTVRHQGGAVKKQYRIIDFKRNKFGIEGKVAAIEYDPNRSCRIALINYTDGEKRYILCPMDLAVGSTVVSGERVDPRPGNSMPLANIPLGTLVHNVELKPGKGGQIVRSAGNSAQIMAKEGKYVTLRLPSGEMRNVLGVCYATIGRVGNEDHANISVGKAGRNRWLGKRPTVRGVAMNPCDHAHGGGEGKSPVGRKTPVSKWGKPAHGTKTRKPKLASNRLIVRRRDKK
- the rplX gene encoding 50S ribosomal protein L24 encodes the protein MKKFKAAYNGKLKLKKGDEIIVLSGKDKGKRGKVIEAMPDTGEVRVDGINIVKKHQKSRATTTRAIAQQQSGEITMPAAISAEKVMLICPKCGKQTRIAKDVTSAGVSARKCKKCREWIDE
- the rplV gene encoding 50S ribosomal protein L22 — protein: MQAIAKARNVRTSPRKARLVIDVVRGKRVDEALAMLQFTPNKAARLIEKVVRSAAANAENNYHMDAKNLKIGLAMVDGGPLMKRLRYAPMGRGYRMVKRLSHITIGVEECEPSVKKAKTAASVKAQEAGSEGGQE
- the rplN gene encoding 50S ribosomal protein L14 — translated: MVQIYSRLKAADNSGAKEILVIRVLKGSNTRYAGIGDIIVGAVKSATPGATVKKSEVVRAVVVRTKRDICRPDGSILRFDDNAAVVINNNNEPRGTRIFGPVARELRDSGFMRIVSLAPEVL
- the rplC gene encoding 50S ribosomal protein L3; this encodes MINGIIGKKIGMTQVFDEMGNLTAVTVVEAGPCVVTQIKTAEKDGYEAVQIAFGDVKDKRVPKPMKGHFAKAGSPCKRTVKEIKVDALDEVKVGDEIKADIFSTGDLIKVTGTSKGKGFAGAVKRYHFHGGEATHGSMFHRKPASGGATDAARTFKGSRRPGHMGNKQTTQRGLSVYRVDAFRNVILVAGSIPGPNGGTVVITRQLPGG
- the rpsJ gene encoding 30S ribosomal protein S10, whose translation is MSKDNKIRIKLKSFDARLLDQSAAKLVDTVRNTGATVSGPVMLPTEKDIYCVNRGTTIDKESMEHFETRTHKRLIDIYSNGPKTIDALFKLELPCGVDIEFKVPQ